In one window of Halomarina pelagica DNA:
- a CDS encoding HalOD1 output domain-containing protein: MAVRSGEQDGSGRGAGVVEGRATIDWASTEPVVEAVIDALVDATGTDAVDLDPLFEYVDPDALTALFRPASNGTLPAVTAVRFGYGEYAVTVARDGDVVVIGD, from the coding sequence ATGGCTGTCAGGTCAGGAGAACAAGATGGATCCGGGCGCGGTGCGGGCGTCGTCGAGGGACGTGCGACGATCGACTGGGCGTCGACCGAACCGGTGGTCGAGGCGGTCATCGACGCGCTCGTCGACGCGACCGGTACGGACGCGGTCGACCTCGACCCGCTGTTCGAGTACGTCGATCCCGACGCGCTGACGGCGCTGTTCCGTCCCGCGTCGAACGGGACGCTCCCGGCGGTGACCGCGGTGCGGTTCGGGTACGGGGAGTACGCCGTCACCGTCGCGCGCGACGGCGACGTCGTCGTGATCGGGGACTGA
- a CDS encoding DUF7344 domain-containing protein encodes MTTPENAGREALGDIYPTRYYVMVALREHVSLTLADLADEVAVREHDRPLSDVSPDVVLEHYDDLYDVHVPALVDVGVVAYDQERDVVALDGYGPQQTALDESHLLSYRPSRPTEERGDP; translated from the coding sequence ATGACGACCCCCGAGAACGCAGGGCGCGAGGCCCTCGGAGACATCTATCCGACGCGGTACTACGTCATGGTCGCCCTGCGCGAGCACGTCTCGTTGACGCTCGCGGATCTCGCCGACGAAGTGGCCGTTCGTGAACACGACCGCCCCCTCTCCGACGTCTCGCCCGACGTCGTCCTCGAGCACTACGACGATCTCTACGACGTGCACGTCCCCGCACTGGTGGACGTGGGCGTCGTCGCCTACGATCAGGAGCGGGACGTCGTCGCGCTCGACGGATACGGTCCCCAACAGACCGCCCTCGACGAGTCGCACCTGCTGTCGTACCGGCCGAGCCGACCGACCGAGGAACGAGGCGACCCGTGA
- a CDS encoding Lrp/AsnC family transcriptional regulator, whose protein sequence is MSPYDLDEVDKQILTYIQEDARFTATGLAERVGVSDNTIHHRLDDLEEAGVITGYRTTLDPDEIGLSLYFLFVCTVPISRRAEVAAQVRDFPEVVEVTELMTGQRNLLVKVVGAEDEDITHLATRLDELDLEIDDENMIRAEYSRPLEVVELG, encoded by the coding sequence ATGTCTCCGTACGACCTGGACGAGGTCGACAAGCAGATTCTCACGTACATCCAGGAGGACGCCCGCTTCACCGCGACGGGGCTCGCAGAGCGGGTCGGCGTCTCTGACAACACGATTCACCACCGGCTGGACGACCTCGAAGAGGCGGGCGTCATCACGGGCTACCGGACCACGCTCGACCCCGACGAGATCGGGTTGTCGCTCTACTTCCTGTTCGTCTGCACGGTCCCGATCAGTCGCCGCGCCGAGGTCGCCGCGCAGGTTCGGGACTTCCCCGAGGTCGTGGAGGTCACCGAACTCATGACCGGCCAACGTAACCTCCTGGTCAAAGTGGTGGGGGCAGAGGACGAGGACATCACGCACCTGGCGACGCGACTCGACGAACTCGACCTCGAGATCGACGACGAGAACATGATCCGCGCCGAGTACAGTCGGCCGCTCGAGGTCGTCGAACTCGGCTGA
- a CDS encoding HD domain-containing protein: MSTADRGNGGRTYDPDAQHAFPDERLNEVLAYVDRDEEIQTYLDAQNVNPVDRKGYNDHGRKHIGIVRNRALCLYDLLKAGGVEFNGARQQGLDEADEAVIIALAAELHDIGHVVHRDEHPYYSIPLAADVLDRILPEFYDLADCVRVKGEVLHAILCHHTEEQPLTREAGVVRVADALDMERGRSRIPYEKGGRGINTLSSQAIQTVTLREGDSYPVLVEIEMTDAAGVYQVDELLKSKLHDSLIENDIRIVAINVREGDDQLIERIEL, translated from the coding sequence ATGAGCACGGCAGATCGCGGAAACGGCGGGCGGACCTACGATCCCGACGCCCAGCACGCGTTCCCCGACGAGCGCCTGAACGAGGTCCTCGCGTACGTCGATCGCGACGAGGAGATCCAGACGTACCTCGACGCGCAGAACGTCAACCCCGTCGACCGCAAGGGGTACAACGATCACGGGCGCAAGCACATCGGCATCGTCCGCAACCGGGCGCTCTGTCTCTACGACCTGCTGAAGGCGGGCGGCGTCGAGTTCAACGGCGCGCGCCAGCAGGGCTTAGACGAGGCCGACGAGGCGGTCATCATCGCGCTCGCCGCCGAACTACACGACATCGGTCACGTCGTCCACCGCGACGAACACCCCTACTACTCCATCCCGCTCGCGGCGGACGTCCTCGACCGGATCCTCCCGGAGTTCTACGACCTCGCCGACTGCGTCCGCGTGAAGGGGGAGGTGCTCCACGCGATCCTCTGTCACCACACCGAGGAACAGCCGCTCACGCGCGAGGCGGGCGTCGTCCGCGTCGCCGACGCGCTCGACATGGAGCGCGGCCGCTCGCGCATCCCCTACGAGAAGGGCGGGCGCGGCATCAACACCCTCTCCAGTCAGGCCATCCAGACGGTCACCCTGCGCGAGGGCGACAGCTACCCCGTGCTCGTGGAGATCGAGATGACCGACGCGGCCGGCGTCTACCAGGTGGACGAACTCCTGAAGTCGAAGCTCCACGACTCGCTCATCGAGAACGACATCCGCATCGTCGCCATCAACGTCCGCGAGGGCGACGATCAGCTCATCGAGCGGATCGAACTCTGA
- a CDS encoding TIGR00341 family protein, whose product MRLIKLVVPRTRCDEAVSVLEGENVDFVLTRDASADGETALLEFPLPTQAVEFVLGELREAGFDDGQYTVIASAETAKTTHFEELEDRFVAGVEEDDAVATEEIRAKALDMHRNALTYYSMTVFSAIVAAAGLLLDSPAVVVGAMVIAPQVGSAMTASVGMALDDRRMTWLGLKSQALGLGLAVVAALAFGYALKTGGFVTAVLDVSTVNQISKRISPGLLSLSVAVCAGGAGAFGLATALPVSLVGVMIAAALIPAAAAVGIGVAWGLPSVAIGALLLLVVNAVTVNLAGFLVLWYLGYRPDGWVDGDGGRSARQYVSLVGALLVLLATFALAGGLVAEQVAYNNDVNEGVAAVIEGPEYRRLEITGVRTEISSVAYFGQRPTVSVTVARPAGESYPRLADALDRAIEERTGRPVVVDVRFTDRLRSE is encoded by the coding sequence ATGCGGCTGATAAAGCTGGTCGTCCCGCGGACCAGGTGCGACGAGGCGGTGTCCGTTCTGGAGGGGGAGAACGTGGACTTCGTGCTCACGCGCGACGCCAGCGCGGACGGCGAGACGGCGCTGCTCGAGTTCCCGCTCCCGACGCAGGCGGTGGAGTTCGTCCTGGGGGAACTCCGCGAGGCCGGGTTCGACGACGGGCAGTACACCGTCATCGCCAGCGCCGAGACGGCGAAGACCACCCACTTCGAGGAACTCGAGGACCGCTTCGTCGCGGGCGTCGAGGAGGACGACGCCGTCGCGACCGAGGAGATCCGCGCGAAGGCCCTCGACATGCACCGCAACGCGCTCACCTACTACTCGATGACGGTGTTCAGCGCCATCGTCGCCGCCGCGGGCCTCCTGCTCGACTCGCCCGCGGTCGTGGTGGGCGCGATGGTCATCGCGCCGCAGGTGGGATCGGCGATGACCGCGAGCGTCGGCATGGCGCTCGACGACCGCCGGATGACGTGGCTGGGGTTGAAGTCCCAGGCGCTCGGTCTCGGCCTCGCGGTCGTCGCCGCCCTCGCGTTCGGCTACGCGCTCAAGACCGGCGGGTTCGTCACCGCCGTCCTCGACGTCTCCACGGTGAACCAGATCTCGAAGCGCATCTCGCCGGGACTGCTCTCGCTGTCGGTCGCGGTCTGCGCGGGCGGGGCGGGGGCGTTCGGGCTCGCCACCGCGCTCCCCGTCTCGCTCGTGGGCGTGATGATCGCGGCGGCGCTCATCCCCGCCGCGGCGGCGGTCGGCATCGGCGTCGCCTGGGGGCTCCCCTCGGTCGCGATCGGCGCGCTCCTCCTGCTCGTGGTCAACGCCGTCACGGTGAACCTGGCGGGCTTTCTCGTCCTCTGGTACCTCGGCTACCGCCCCGACGGCTGGGTCGACGGCGACGGCGGCCGCTCCGCCCGGCAGTACGTCTCGCTCGTCGGCGCGCTGCTCGTCCTCCTCGCGACGTTCGCGCTCGCCGGCGGCCTGGTCGCAGAGCAGGTCGCGTACAACAACGACGTGAACGAGGGGGTGGCCGCGGTGATCGAGGGCCCGGAGTACCGGCGACTGGAGATCACGGGCGTGCGGACGGAGATCAGTTCGGTCGCGTACTTCGGCCAGCGGCCGACGGTCTCGGTGACGGTCGCGCGTCCCGCGGGCGAGTCGTACCCCCGGTTGGCGGACGCCCTCGACCG
- the otsB gene encoding trehalose-phosphatase: protein MTDQPPSADESASADGSPPTDGSGSADGSGPQVPSLWDVADAVADRLADADGLLLCLDFDGTLAPIVPRPEEAAIPATTRKRVRALDALDGVRIAVVSGRALTDVRERVGLDGLVYAGNHGLELERDGDLTVHPLASAARPAIRRACRDIHARLGTIPGCRVEDKGVTATVHYRDAADAAIPAIEEVVSAVAADESLRVTDGKAVFEIRPRIPWGKGRIVSLLADEVGEGWLAIYVGDDTSDEDAFRVLADDGIGVVVGSPPETAAAARLGDPDDVATFLGWLTARWADRPPEAIAAEGKRP from the coding sequence ATGACTGACCAGCCGCCATCGGCCGACGAATCGGCATCGGCCGACGGCTCGCCGCCGACCGACGGGTCGGGGTCGGCCGACGGATCGGGTCCGCAGGTACCGTCGCTGTGGGACGTCGCCGACGCCGTGGCCGATCGCCTGGCGGACGCAGACGGCCTCCTCCTCTGTCTCGACTTCGACGGGACGCTCGCGCCCATCGTCCCGCGGCCCGAGGAGGCCGCGATCCCCGCGACGACGCGCAAGCGCGTACGCGCGCTCGACGCGCTCGACGGCGTCCGGATCGCCGTCGTCAGCGGGCGCGCCCTCACCGACGTTCGCGAGCGCGTCGGCCTCGACGGCCTCGTCTACGCCGGCAACCACGGCCTGGAACTCGAACGCGACGGGGACCTCACGGTCCACCCGCTCGCGTCGGCGGCGCGGCCGGCGATTCGTCGCGCCTGCCGCGACATCCACGCGCGCCTGGGGACGATTCCGGGCTGCCGGGTGGAGGACAAGGGCGTGACCGCGACGGTGCACTACCGCGACGCCGCCGACGCCGCGATTCCCGCCATCGAGGAGGTCGTCTCGGCCGTCGCCGCCGACGAGTCGCTCCGCGTGACCGACGGCAAGGCGGTCTTCGAGATCCGCCCGCGGATACCCTGGGGGAAGGGGCGGATCGTCTCGCTACTCGCGGACGAGGTCGGCGAGGGGTGGCTGGCGATCTACGTCGGCGACGACACCTCAGACGAGGACGCCTTCCGGGTCCTCGCGGACGACGGCATCGGCGTCGTCGTCGGCTCGCCGCCCGAGACGGCCGCCGCCGCGCGCCTCGGCGACCCGGACGACGTCGCGACGTTCCTCGGCTGGCTGACCGCGCGGTGGGCGGACCGCCCCCCCGAAGCGATCGCCGCGGAAGGGAAACGCCCTTAA
- a CDS encoding MFS transporter, which translates to MSGGSLSVLRDREFLALSGTAFARAQAYSTVAIALALYADRFHTTSTVEGLFGTAFALAQLFIVLPLGRKVDTGNAKRYLLAGLALNVVVFVGFWLVDGVTDVILVRVLQGVSASLLWITGTTVVGEISPEGESGQWLGTYNQVGAFSSLAGDLLGGYLLAVYGFGVTYAALTVVSMGAFVLLYSFLRDDPGGRTDPEEATGLETVRRLASRSAIRALVVFRFGLSFGKMAVLLFLPIYAHNAFGMSPFAVGGILAGGKIAKGLTQGFVGGLTDRVGDKHRFVFVGALLYAVGAMVIPLAGYAESVLPSVTVAGRGLSPAFFVLFVAYAICGVADSIRLPASMALFVEEGQHFDAVAASMSLRSIAWKVGQVAGPVTVGVIWDATGVLTAFATAAGLIALASVVFVLMYAVDPDPAGTPTCAD; encoded by the coding sequence GTGTCCGGAGGCTCGCTGAGCGTACTTCGCGATCGGGAGTTTCTCGCGCTGAGTGGAACCGCCTTCGCCCGCGCGCAGGCGTACTCGACCGTCGCCATCGCGCTGGCGCTCTACGCCGACCGGTTCCACACGACCAGCACCGTCGAGGGGCTGTTCGGGACGGCGTTCGCACTCGCTCAGCTCTTCATCGTCCTCCCGCTCGGGCGCAAGGTCGACACCGGCAACGCGAAGCGCTACCTCCTGGCGGGGCTGGCGCTCAACGTCGTCGTCTTCGTCGGGTTCTGGCTCGTCGACGGCGTGACCGACGTTATCCTCGTGAGGGTTCTACAGGGGGTGAGCGCGAGCCTGCTGTGGATCACCGGGACGACCGTCGTCGGCGAGATCAGCCCCGAGGGCGAGAGCGGTCAGTGGCTCGGCACCTACAACCAGGTCGGCGCGTTCTCCTCGCTCGCGGGGGACCTCCTCGGCGGCTACCTGCTCGCAGTCTACGGCTTCGGCGTGACGTACGCCGCGCTCACCGTCGTCTCGATGGGGGCGTTCGTCCTGCTCTACTCGTTCCTGCGTGACGACCCGGGCGGTCGGACCGACCCCGAGGAGGCGACCGGGCTGGAGACCGTCAGGCGACTCGCGAGTCGGTCGGCCATCCGCGCGCTGGTGGTCTTTCGCTTCGGCCTCTCGTTCGGCAAGATGGCGGTCCTGCTCTTCCTGCCCATCTACGCGCACAACGCGTTCGGGATGAGCCCGTTCGCCGTCGGCGGCATCCTCGCCGGCGGAAAGATCGCGAAGGGACTCACCCAGGGGTTCGTCGGCGGGCTCACCGACCGCGTCGGCGATAAACACCGGTTCGTGTTCGTCGGGGCGCTGCTGTACGCGGTCGGCGCGATGGTCATCCCGCTGGCGGGCTACGCGGAGAGCGTCCTCCCCAGCGTCACGGTCGCCGGGCGGGGGCTCTCGCCCGCGTTCTTCGTCCTGTTCGTCGCCTACGCGATCTGTGGCGTCGCCGACAGCATCCGCCTCCCCGCGAGCATGGCGCTGTTCGTCGAGGAGGGCCAGCACTTCGACGCCGTCGCGGCGAGCATGTCGCTGCGTTCCATCGCGTGGAAGGTCGGGCAGGTCGCCGGCCCCGTGACCGTCGGCGTCATCTGGGACGCGACGGGCGTCCTCACCGCGTTCGCGACCGCGGCGGGGCTGATCGCCCTCGCCAGCGTCGTCTTCGTGCTCATGTACGCCGTCGATCCCGATCCGGCGGGAACGCCGACGTGCGCGGATTGA
- a CDS encoding GNAT family N-acetyltransferase, whose translation MTYELREEPPTAEEYVALRERAGMGARTVAAAERGLPNGVHAVTIRRDGDLVGMGRLVGDDGCFYQVVDVAVDPDHQRRGLGSRVVRALLAYLEERAPASAYVTLVADVEGYYERFGFERLRDDQYGMALSVG comes from the coding sequence GTGACCTACGAACTCCGCGAGGAACCGCCGACCGCCGAGGAGTACGTCGCGCTCCGCGAGCGCGCCGGGATGGGCGCGCGCACCGTCGCCGCCGCGGAGCGGGGGCTGCCGAACGGCGTGCACGCGGTGACGATCCGGCGGGACGGCGACCTGGTCGGGATGGGGCGATTGGTCGGCGACGACGGCTGTTTCTACCAGGTGGTCGACGTGGCGGTCGATCCGGACCACCAGCGCCGAGGGCTGGGATCGCGCGTCGTGAGGGCGCTGCTCGCGTACCTCGAAGAGCGCGCTCCCGCCTCGGCGTACGTCACCCTCGTCGCGGACGTGGAGGGCTATTACGAGCGCTTCGGGTTCGAGCGACTCCGCGACGACCAGTACGGGATGGCGCTGTCCGTCGGGTGA
- a CDS encoding class I SAM-dependent methyltransferase, whose protein sequence is MTDRRTVRETYDRIASHFAQTREYAWPEVEAFVEGAEDAGTALDLGCGNGRHAELLAERATRVVGVDLSRGALATARDRAAARDFALHLVQGDASTLPLRTDGVDLAVYVAALHHLPSRALRRASLDDLARVLAPGARALVSVWSVTHSAFDATEGFDTTVGWTLPDGEVVERYYHVYDPAEFERDVRESALAVERCYESEGNCYAVVAGPRHRP, encoded by the coding sequence ATGACCGATCGCCGGACCGTGCGGGAGACCTACGACCGCATCGCGTCGCACTTCGCGCAGACCCGCGAGTACGCCTGGCCCGAGGTCGAGGCGTTCGTCGAGGGGGCGGAGGACGCGGGGACCGCGCTCGACCTGGGGTGCGGGAACGGGCGGCACGCGGAACTGCTCGCGGAGCGCGCGACGCGCGTCGTCGGCGTGGACCTGAGTCGCGGCGCGCTGGCGACCGCGCGCGACCGGGCGGCGGCCCGGGACTTCGCGCTCCACCTCGTGCAGGGCGACGCGTCGACCCTCCCGCTCCGGACCGACGGCGTCGACCTGGCGGTGTACGTCGCGGCGTTGCACCACCTGCCGTCGAGGGCGCTCCGCCGGGCCAGCCTCGACGACCTCGCGCGCGTGCTCGCGCCCGGCGCGCGAGCGCTCGTGAGCGTCTGGAGCGTCACGCACTCCGCGTTCGACGCGACGGAGGGGTTCGACACGACGGTCGGCTGGACGCTCCCCGACGGCGAGGTGGTCGAGCGATACTACCACGTCTACGACCCGGCGGAGTTCGAGCGGGACGTGCGCGAGAGCGCGCTCGCCGTCGAACGGTGCTACGAGAGCGAGGGGAACTGCTACGCCGTCGTCGCCGGTCCCCGCCACCGACCGTAA
- the rocF gene encoding arginase, with product MSRPVTVIGAPMDLGADRRGVDMGPSAIRYAGLAETLGSLSRPCTDAGDLPVVHPEQGDPDASPEGGRAKYLAEVEEVCVRLADEVAAALEAGAFPLVLGGDHSIAIGSVNGSARDADVGVVWFDAHGDFNTPATSPSGNVHGMPVAALLGEGSFADAGWAHAAPLDPANVALVGVRSLDDAEREALTESDATVFTMTDIDERGVIDVTHEALDIAGRGTDGVHVSLDLDWLDPDEAPGVGTPVRGGVTYREAHAAMEVVAQRDLRSLEVVEVNPILDHHNRTAELAVELAASALGKRIL from the coding sequence ATGTCACGACCCGTCACCGTCATCGGCGCGCCGATGGACCTCGGCGCGGACCGACGCGGCGTGGACATGGGCCCCTCCGCGATCCGCTACGCCGGCCTCGCGGAGACCCTCGGCTCGCTCTCCCGACCCTGCACCGACGCCGGCGACCTGCCGGTCGTCCACCCGGAGCAGGGGGACCCGGACGCCTCGCCGGAGGGCGGACGCGCGAAGTACCTCGCGGAGGTTGAGGAGGTCTGCGTCCGCCTCGCCGACGAGGTGGCCGCCGCGCTCGAGGCGGGGGCGTTCCCGCTCGTGCTCGGCGGCGACCACTCCATCGCCATCGGGAGCGTCAACGGGAGCGCCCGCGACGCCGACGTGGGCGTCGTCTGGTTCGACGCCCACGGCGACTTCAACACCCCCGCCACCTCGCCGAGCGGGAACGTCCACGGGATGCCCGTCGCGGCCCTCCTCGGCGAGGGGTCGTTCGCCGACGCCGGGTGGGCGCACGCCGCGCCACTCGATCCCGCGAACGTCGCCCTCGTCGGCGTCCGCAGCCTCGACGACGCCGAACGCGAGGCGCTGACCGAGTCCGACGCCACCGTGTTCACGATGACCGACATCGACGAGCGCGGCGTCATCGACGTGACCCACGAGGCGCTCGACATCGCCGGGCGCGGGACCGACGGCGTCCACGTCAGCCTCGACCTCGACTGGCTCGACCCGGACGAGGCCCCCGGCGTCGGCACGCCCGTCCGCGGCGGCGTCACCTACCGCGAGGCCCACGCCGCGATGGAGGTCGTCGCGCAGCGCGACCTGCGCTCGCTCGAGGTCGTCGAGGTGAACCCCATCCTCGACCACCACAACCGCACCGCCGAACTCGCGGTCGAACTCGCGGCGAGCGCGCTCGGCAAACGTATCCTCTAA
- a CDS encoding alpha,alpha-trehalose-phosphate synthase (UDP-forming), giving the protein MQVPDTDTAEEPNSATTDSLDGVNLVVVSNRQPYRHEFDPDSDRRDVVVERPTGGLTAGLDPVMQSTEGTWVAWGDGEADPEVADEDDCVVVPPEDPSYTLRRIWLDDEAVDEYYYGYSNRGLWPLCHSALTKARFSERFWDTYGAVNERFADAVAEQCGEERSWVWFHDYHLALAPRLLRDRGRSEAVLAHFWHIPWPGADVFEACPQRRDLLDGLLANDLVGFHVDRYVENFLDSVEELLEDAAVDRETGAVHYDGRRTLVRSFPMGVDAERIDRQSASEEATNFWWEFAGEHDLVTPERQLVLGVDRLDYAKGILERFDALERLWEDHPEWRGRFTYVQKGTETRTGIRDYQEYQERIEEAVERLNGRFGTDDWRPVVSLSERLSEEALAGLYRNADVALVSSIRDGMNLVAKEYVAAQHDLDGVLVLSRHAGAHDEPTFAENALTTDPLDTDEFAESIRTALTLAPTDRRRRMTRLRRHVREYDLSWWMDAVFETMNEIESESRLASAFDDD; this is encoded by the coding sequence ATGCAGGTACCTGATACCGACACCGCAGAGGAGCCGAACAGCGCGACGACCGACTCGCTCGACGGGGTGAACCTCGTGGTGGTGTCGAACCGACAGCCGTACCGCCACGAGTTCGACCCCGACTCCGATCGACGCGACGTCGTGGTCGAGCGACCCACCGGCGGGCTGACCGCCGGGCTCGACCCCGTCATGCAATCCACGGAGGGGACGTGGGTCGCGTGGGGGGACGGCGAGGCCGACCCCGAGGTCGCAGACGAGGACGACTGCGTCGTCGTCCCGCCCGAGGATCCCTCCTACACGCTTCGACGGATCTGGCTCGACGACGAGGCCGTCGACGAGTACTACTACGGGTACAGCAACCGCGGCCTCTGGCCGCTGTGTCACTCCGCGCTCACGAAGGCCCGCTTCTCTGAGCGCTTCTGGGACACCTACGGCGCGGTGAACGAGCGCTTCGCCGACGCGGTCGCAGAACAGTGCGGCGAGGAGCGATCGTGGGTCTGGTTCCACGACTACCACCTGGCGCTCGCGCCGCGGCTGCTCCGCGACCGCGGTCGGTCCGAGGCGGTACTCGCGCACTTCTGGCACATCCCCTGGCCGGGCGCGGACGTGTTCGAGGCCTGCCCCCAGCGCCGGGACCTGCTCGACGGACTGCTGGCGAACGACCTCGTCGGCTTCCACGTCGACCGATACGTCGAGAACTTCCTCGACAGCGTCGAGGAGTTGCTGGAGGACGCCGCCGTCGACCGGGAGACCGGCGCGGTTCACTACGACGGCCGCCGGACGCTCGTCCGGTCGTTCCCGATGGGCGTCGACGCGGAACGCATCGACCGTCAAAGCGCCTCCGAGGAGGCGACGAACTTCTGGTGGGAGTTCGCCGGCGAGCACGACCTCGTCACTCCCGAGCGACAGCTCGTCCTCGGCGTGGATCGCCTCGACTACGCGAAGGGCATCCTCGAGCGCTTCGACGCGCTGGAACGGCTCTGGGAGGACCACCCGGAGTGGCGCGGTCGGTTCACCTACGTCCAGAAGGGAACCGAGACGCGCACCGGCATCCGGGACTACCAGGAGTACCAGGAGCGGATCGAGGAGGCCGTCGAGCGACTGAACGGACGGTTCGGGACCGACGACTGGCGACCGGTCGTCTCGCTCTCCGAGCGACTCTCCGAGGAGGCCCTCGCCGGTCTCTACCGGAACGCGGACGTCGCGCTCGTGAGTTCCATCCGCGACGGCATGAACCTCGTCGCCAAGGAGTACGTCGCGGCGCAGCACGACCTCGACGGCGTGCTCGTCCTCAGTCGCCACGCGGGGGCGCACGACGAACCGACGTTCGCCGAGAACGCCCTCACCACGGACCCGCTCGACACGGACGAGTTCGCGGAGTCGATCAGGACGGCGCTGACGCTCGCGCCGACCGACCGCCGTCGGCGGATGACCCGCCTCCGCCGACACGTCCGGGAGTACGACCTGTCGTGGTGGATGGACGCCGTCTTCGAGACGATGAACGAGATCGAGTCGGAATCGCGCCTCGCCTCCGCCTTCGATGATGACTGA
- a CDS encoding redoxin domain-containing protein yields the protein MVDVGDTAPDFTAPLATGEDIESFTLSEALEDGPVVLAFFPGAFTSVCSHEMATFRDRLEAFSEADAQLYGVSVDSPFALNAFHDELDLTFPLISDANDELIDRYDVSMDFADLGVEDVAKRAVFVVDSDGEVTYAWVSDDPGVEPDYDEVEDAAAAA from the coding sequence ATGGTCGACGTAGGAGACACTGCACCCGACTTCACCGCACCCCTCGCGACCGGCGAGGACATCGAGTCGTTCACCCTCTCGGAGGCGCTCGAGGACGGACCCGTCGTCCTCGCGTTCTTCCCCGGCGCGTTCACGAGCGTCTGCTCGCACGAGATGGCGACCTTCCGCGACCGCCTGGAGGCGTTCTCCGAGGCGGACGCCCAGCTGTACGGCGTGAGCGTCGACTCGCCGTTCGCGCTCAACGCCTTCCACGACGAACTCGACCTCACCTTCCCGCTGATCAGCGACGCCAACGACGAACTCATCGACCGCTACGACGTCTCGATGGACTTCGCGGACCTCGGCGTCGAGGACGTGGCGAAGCGCGCGGTGTTCGTCGTCGATTCCGACGGCGAGGTCACCTACGCCTGGGTCAGCGACGATCCGGGCGTCGAACCGGACTACGACGAGGTCGAGGACGCCGCGGCCGCCGCGTAG
- a CDS encoding twin-arginine translocase TatA/TatE family subunit — protein MATTAVPLFPGLPGGPELLILLLIIVVLFGANKLPKLARSSGQAMGEFQKGREEVEQELQEMREKGTESVTGSDEDEDATTTTATTSETVTETEAETETEKQN, from the coding sequence ATGGCAACCACCGCAGTACCGCTGTTCCCTGGACTTCCGGGCGGGCCAGAACTCCTGATCCTCCTGCTCATCATCGTCGTCCTCTTCGGGGCGAACAAGCTCCCGAAGCTTGCGCGATCCAGCGGGCAGGCGATGGGCGAGTTCCAGAAGGGTCGCGAGGAGGTCGAACAGGAACTCCAGGAGATGCGCGAGAAGGGCACCGAGTCGGTCACGGGGTCCGACGAGGACGAAGACGCCACGACCACGACCGCGACCACGTCGGAGACGGTGACCGAGACGGAAGCGGAGACGGAAACCGAGAAACAGAACTGA
- a CDS encoding CBS domain-containing protein, with protein sequence MDDVFVAQLMSSTTYAVSPDTLVEEAAQLILSNGIGSVLVTDEDNHLQGILTTTDFVRIVAESHPKAQTPVSRYMTTDVVTTSAQTPVAEAADVMLEHGFHHLPVVDEVEGVIGMITTTDLTAYVSDVRSPSP encoded by the coding sequence ATGGACGACGTTTTCGTCGCGCAGCTGATGTCCTCCACTACGTACGCCGTCTCGCCGGATACGCTCGTGGAGGAGGCGGCCCAGTTGATACTCTCGAACGGGATCGGATCGGTCCTCGTCACCGACGAGGACAACCACCTCCAGGGGATCCTCACGACCACCGACTTCGTCCGGATCGTCGCCGAGAGCCACCCGAAGGCCCAGACGCCGGTCTCGCGGTACATGACCACCGACGTGGTCACCACCTCGGCGCAGACGCCCGTCGCCGAGGCCGCGGACGTGATGCTCGAACACGGGTTTCACCACCTGCCCGTGGTCGACGAGGTCGAGGGCGTCATCGGGATGATCACCACGACCGACCTCACGGCCTACGTCTCCGACGTTCGATCCCCGAGTCCCTGA